From the genome of Mycetocola spongiae, one region includes:
- a CDS encoding UDP-N-acetylmuramate dehydrogenase, giving the protein MSAPATLAQLTTLAVGGPIAELVEPTTREDLINTVRAVWSAGEEPLILGGGSNLLASDDGYDGVVIRVAHHGLEQLPAAPGRVRLRVAGGVPWDELVAHTVDRGWSGIEGLSGIPGSVGASPIQNIGAYGQELAASLIAVELLDRYAEEPEWVPAADLRLGYRTSTLKRHGGLPAEREAVVLGIELDLADNAGLSAPLNFPQLSSALGAEPGSQLPVRQIRDAVLALRAGKGMVLDPADRDTFSAGSFFTNPIVTAAFARTLPAEAPRWPEPGVEPEPTVIALDHYVGELPPLATTRAPELVKLSAAWLIEHAGVGRGFRLPGSNAAISGKHTLALTNTGHATAREIASLALYVQSMVENEFGVRLMPEPVLVGLEL; this is encoded by the coding sequence GTGAGTGCCCCCGCCACGCTCGCCCAGCTGACCACCCTCGCGGTGGGTGGGCCGATCGCCGAACTCGTGGAACCCACCACGCGCGAGGACCTCATCAATACCGTGCGCGCGGTGTGGTCGGCGGGGGAGGAACCGCTGATCCTCGGCGGGGGCTCCAATCTGCTGGCCTCCGATGACGGCTATGACGGCGTGGTCATCCGGGTGGCCCATCACGGGCTCGAGCAGCTACCTGCCGCGCCCGGCCGGGTGCGGCTGCGCGTGGCCGGCGGTGTGCCCTGGGATGAGCTGGTGGCCCATACCGTAGATCGCGGCTGGAGCGGCATCGAGGGCCTGAGCGGGATTCCCGGCTCGGTGGGTGCCTCACCCATCCAAAATATCGGCGCCTATGGCCAGGAGCTGGCGGCCTCCCTGATCGCCGTGGAGCTGCTGGACCGCTATGCCGAGGAGCCCGAGTGGGTGCCCGCGGCCGACCTGCGGCTGGGCTATCGCACCTCCACGCTGAAGCGACACGGCGGCCTGCCCGCCGAGCGCGAGGCCGTGGTGCTGGGCATCGAGCTGGACCTCGCGGATAACGCGGGCCTGAGCGCGCCCCTGAACTTCCCTCAGCTCTCCTCCGCGCTGGGCGCGGAGCCCGGTTCGCAGCTGCCCGTGCGGCAGATTCGCGATGCGGTGCTTGCGCTGCGCGCGGGTAAGGGCATGGTGCTGGATCCCGCCGACCGCGATACCTTCAGCGCGGGATCGTTTTTTACCAACCCGATCGTGACCGCGGCCTTTGCCCGCACGCTGCCCGCCGAAGCCCCGCGCTGGCCCGAGCCCGGCGTCGAGCCGGAGCCCACCGTGATCGCCCTGGACCACTATGTGGGGGAGCTTCCCCCGCTGGCCACCACGCGCGCGCCCGAGCTGGTCAAGCTCAGCGCCGCCTGGCTGATCGAGCATGCGGGGGTGGGCCGCGGGTTCCGACTGCCCGGCTCGAATGCCGCGATCTCCGGCAAGCACACCCTCGCACTGACCAATACCGGCCATGCCACCGCGCGCGAGATCGCGAGCCTCGCGCTCTATGTGCAGTCGATGGTGGAAAACGAGTTTGGTGTGCGCCTGATGCCCGAGCCCGTGCTGGTGGGCCTGGAGCTCTAG
- a CDS encoding MaoC family dehydratase N-terminal domain-containing protein — protein sequence MSVNPELQGRTLPPAPSYLVGREKVREFARAVFATNPINLDPEAARAAGYADVVAPPTFAVVVQEGALAQLLAEPDAGIDFSRVVHGDQRFTFSQPIVAGDELTATLTVAAVKTLGAHSMVTAETQIVDARGEHVVTAISTLVVRGDE from the coding sequence GTGAGTGTGAATCCCGAATTGCAGGGCCGGACCCTGCCCCCCGCGCCGAGCTATCTGGTGGGCCGCGAGAAGGTGCGCGAGTTTGCGCGTGCCGTTTTTGCCACGAACCCCATCAACCTGGATCCCGAGGCCGCCCGCGCCGCCGGTTATGCCGATGTGGTGGCGCCCCCCACGTTTGCCGTGGTGGTGCAGGAGGGTGCGCTGGCGCAGCTCCTGGCCGAGCCCGATGCCGGAATCGACTTCTCCCGGGTGGTGCACGGCGATCAGCGCTTCACGTTTAGCCAGCCCATCGTGGCCGGGGATGAACTCACCGCGACGCTCACCGTCGCGGCCGTGAAGACCCTCGGTGCACACTCGATGGTGACCGCCGAAACCCAGATCGTGGACGCCCGCGGTGAGCATGTTGTCACCGCGATTTCCACCCTTGTAGTCCGAGGTGACGAATGA
- a CDS encoding MaoC family dehydratase: protein MSTPLLSSLTVGDVVAERTLILTRDALVRYAGASGDFNPIHYRDDVAASVGLPGVLAHGMLTMGLAVQPVVDWVGDPARVTDYQVRFTRPVPVDPEAGASVQILAKVGQLDAENNAARIDLTVSFEGKTVLGKAQVRIALGAPTP, encoded by the coding sequence ATGAGCACTCCCCTCCTGTCCTCCCTGACCGTGGGTGATGTGGTTGCCGAGCGCACTCTCATCCTGACCCGCGATGCCCTCGTGCGCTATGCCGGTGCCTCGGGAGACTTTAACCCCATTCACTATCGCGATGATGTGGCCGCCTCGGTGGGCCTGCCCGGTGTGCTCGCACACGGCATGCTCACGATGGGCCTCGCTGTGCAGCCCGTGGTGGACTGGGTTGGCGATCCCGCGCGCGTGACCGATTATCAGGTGCGGTTCACCCGCCCGGTGCCCGTGGACCCCGAGGCCGGGGCCAGCGTGCAGATCCTCGCCAAGGTGGGCCAGCTCGACGCCGAAAATAATGCCGCCCGCATCGACCTCACCGTGAGCTTCGAGGGCAAAACCGTGCTGGGTAAGGCCCAGGTGCGCATCGCCCTGGGGGCGCCGACCCCGTGA